The Dermacentor variabilis isolate Ectoservices unplaced genomic scaffold, ASM5094787v1 scaffold_12, whole genome shotgun sequence sequence ttccatagcttttgtaactgccttttccacagcggcctctatagttgcagtaagtgatAGGTCCGTGGTAAGATTTTGTCTGCCTAGTATCCACGCATAGCCAGATGCCCTTgctttcacaatgtttatggcctccatcctaGAGCAGCGTCGTCGGtcaattatttcaatcacctgtaaTTCTTGAGCCCTAGCAGAAGAATTTAAACAATTGGCTGGATGATTTCCATCGcagagacagcatcgctcttcttgggcactacaatcactttgagcgtgttcttccccacatgcgcaacatcgttgtcttgatttacaccctgccatactatggccgtatcgccagcaaaTACGGCAACGAATCGGACGCGACGCCATGtgttcaactctgaacacaaggggccacaccTTTAACTCTGATGGGCGGGAAGTTCCagcaaaagttgcgatcaccgattctgttgggacccgcttattgtctaccactcgattgcatcggtaaacagcaattactacAGTCCGAGACAATCTCTCTAGTGTTTCAGCGGGagaaagatcagcatcgacacctctgactattcccttagtgcaggcgaggtgagcagggatgtaggcactcaccggtaatgacgCGAATGATGAGCACTTCAGCAAATCCGcaacacaggactggtctgaagATCGACACACGATACCTCCACTGCCGAACTGCCTCACTTCCATGATGGTCTGGTATGAAGAGGTAGCAGCATGCAGAGATTTCTGGATCGCCTGGGGGTTGGTCAGACGTATAAAGCTTCCATTTGAAGGTACCAGAGCCACCGGGATGCTGCTCACACCACTGcggatgaacaaatctagaggtaattcatccGTAGGAATAGAGGCTGCCCGTGGAGAAAAACCCCTGCCGGGGGAGTTTATGGCCATCAGCCTGAGATGAACCTGGCGTTAGAATCAGTGAGAGCTCAACAAATAAGATTAGTAATGCCTAATATTacccaaaacctggccaagtgaTGGAAGCCGCAGCGAACGTGGAACGTTCGTCTTCGTTTCTTTCACCAGcgccatgcccactgcccagtacCTTCAGTACAGCTTATATATCAGACATTATCATCACCGTAAGTAGTGTATAACGGGTGTGTATGGCTTACAAGACTTAACGCAGCTTTGCAGTAGTCTGCATAAACGTGTTAGTCAGAACTATGCAAATGCGGAGAGAAGCAAGCGCGTTCTGTCGCCCTCCTTTGCTTACACCAGCGTTGTAGCCATCGCCTCCAGTACGATCACTCCCGACCGAAGAAGGATCCATCCTGGTGACCCAAATGTAGGATTGGGTCCGTCAGCTGCGCCTCAACAGTCGTCTATCTGCCAAGCGAAGTCATGCCTGATCTTCTAGTGCGTGCAATGGTTTAATGCTCGAGGTTGAAGCATGGCTTGAGTCGGCAGACGTGGACAATTCCTTGGCTGCAACGACTCTGGTCTGAAGACGCTCCCAGGGGCTCGATAACGTAGTTTCCTGTGGATGTTCTTTAACGTATCCGATAGAGACCATGGTACTTAGCAGCTTGGTGGAGAGGCCAGCAAGAATACATGGCAACCAAAGCCAGACCAACGAGCCGGCAGCTGAAAGCCATCTTGCGATCAGTTCTCGTCATTGCAGTTTCAGAGCGATAGATTTTCTAAAGGCGCGAATGGTGCTAAAACGTGAAAAACTGAGCAAAATTAATTAAAAGGCTTCAAAGCATGCCATTTTATTCTCTGTGCAGAGGTGTTCAATCGAATGCCACTACTACATAGGTGAAGCCCTCTGCTTCAGCTCGATGCTGCTTTTTCGCGGCGAATATTTTGCGGCGGGCAGAGTCCACCGCAGCACCGATCACAGTGAGTGAGCGAGAAAATCCGAATGAAGATGAACAGCGCTGACTATAATAAAAACAAGCCTGCGCACAAAAACGCTGTGGTCATAAAAAATGGATTGTCACTAGTTGCATTTATAACAATCCAGGCTTCTGTTTCTGTTTAGAGGACTCACCGTGGCCAAAAATGTGCCTTTCTTTCGTCCCCggcccccaccccctttttttgcAAGTTTTTCAATATTCTGATTAAGCGGTCTCTCATCACTAAAAGAGCGAAAAGCATCTTTCCGACTCCGCGCGTTGGGCTTCTGCCCCGCTCTACAGTCACATCTTGAGAACAGCGTCCGGCACCTATCAGCGAATTGTTGGTCATGTGGTTGTAAGCCCTTTCTTTGTAGAACACATGCCATAATCAGCCACAACTAGGAatcaaaaagcacgtgaaatCATCAAGACTTTCCACATAAGGAAAAACTATCAATTTTatttgagtagaacttgttgctgggcgagttggttgggatctaaagaatacattgttgcgccaaaagaGGAAAATAaggacttgggaaggaagagtacgaaacgacgaTCAgtgctcaatctgtcgtttcgtactcttccttcccaagtctttattttccttttttggcacaacaatgtattctttatatgAATTTTATATTTCCGTTACATCCCTGTTTGACTGCGAAATCAGTCTCATTGCAAGATGTGTCCTCGTATGGCATGACGGCACCAATACAAGAAGCCCGCACGCAGACGGGCTTCTTGTATGTGTGCCGTGCGTCTTAGAACAAATTCTTGATTAGGCTGGCGTTTGTCCTGTGTACTTTTTCTTTGTGTGTCCATCCTCTCGCGCCTGCAGTCATAATGAATTCATCTGGtcttcaaaaataaatattttttgccTCCATGTTTGTTTTGTTGATATGGTATAGGTTGTGTACTAAACGTGAATTTTTCTAAGGTACTCAAACCCTTAATTAAACCTTTCCGCAGGCCTTTTGTTTGCGCCCTTAATGTCCCGGAAACGTCGAATAACCTTTGATATACGTTATGAACGCATGTCAGCTCAGGCTGAAATACCGCAGTTGAAGCGAGTAAATCGTGAGGAATCCTTTTCCGTTCACGAAATATAAGGCTGGACAATTGCGGAGGCAAATATGGGTACTTTCTGGGTTGTTCAGTGACACCTGCACTTTTCCGATCGCAGGGAAGCCGCGTTATCCTCACCTGGCCTCATACGTTCCCGTCCTTGTGCCCAAGCATTTGGTCCTGGGAGCCGGATCACAGGAACTATTTGAGGAGCGCTATACCCGTCGGCGAGTCACCCCCGAGCAAGATTCAACCGAGGTTCCTGACGGACCAGCTCCTTACGGGTCGGAATCGTATGGGTCCTCGAGGGAGTCAGCCGAAGAAGACCATGGAGCACCTCGGGAGCGTCAGCTGCGTCTTGTCTACGCCCGTAGACCTCGGAGACCAGCTCCACCGCGCAGAGCTACGGCAGGAACTCTCTGGATTCCACGAGCCTCGAGAGGGATCGAGCCACCGCTGACGACCACGCACTGGCGTGGCATGGACCAACAAGAAGTCGAAGAAGCCAGCAAGGACGCCTGGAAGCCTGGAAGCCACCACGGGCCCACCAGTTCAGCACGGATACGGCGGCGCCGTGCTGCTACAAAAACCCTGGCGCCGTCGAGCACGACAGCCGCGGCCACGGGCTTCATCCCCATTGCGGGCCCGTTCGGCGGCGGACAGGAGCTCGCCTACTCGGCCTTCTTAGACGGCGGCTCATCCACTCCTTTCCCAGCAGGCTTTTCGAGTTACGCCAGCCCCAGCCGCCAGCAGCACTCGAAGCAGGCCTACGGCGGCGGCTTCGACTACGGACGCTCGACCACGAGCGCATTCTCAGCCGGCTACGACTCACTGGGCAGCGGCAACTTTCAGCTCATCCGCGGCGGAGTGTATGCCGATGACCAGGCCAGCTCGAGCCATGTTCCATACTACGTGCAGGGACCCAGCAGTGGTTACCAGGCCTATTCATACGACGAAGACGCCGGTGGGCCCGTTCTGGGCTTCCAGGGTTTCGAACACTTCGGTAGCCCACTCCACAACGCCCTCAGCAAGCACACTCACGTGGTGGgtgcctcgacggagcacagGAGGCGCACATCAACGCCCAAACCGCCGCCCGTTGGCGAAGACCAATTGCGGGCCACGGAATAGGTCAGACCATCAGTGGTAGTTCTGTAGACAGAATCATGTGATCACGGCACTGCAAACAACTTCTTTAGGGGTGTGCGGTCGCTCGTGTGCGCAGAAACTGCCATTCGAGAGGTCCTCTCCACCAAACCAAATTTAACATCGTTCATAGGGGGTCTTCAAACATGTGTGGTCATAAGCCTGATTCTAGCTTGTAGCAGGAGGATACGTGCCCAGTGCGTCCTGAAGGTCTAGGCAAGTGTGTCAGCCTTATCCCGAGACCAAGACTGGCAAGTGGCTCAAGCTTTATGTTTCACCCGTTTCGAGGCCATGTGCAGGTCTTAGCAGCATTTAAAGAAGCAAGCCGAATTAGATCTGTTGCCTGTGCCTCTTCTTACAAGTGGAGCCTCAAGACGCGGTTCCATGGGACTCTGCTATACGTGAGAATACACGGTTGTGCTTAATACGATGACGTTCGGTGACTGCGCGGCAGAGACTGATTGTGTTTTCGTTGTGTCATAACACATTTTGTACAGTTTACTCAAGAAAACAGCCGGAACTACGCAGACCATTTATCTTGAATGTATATGAAAATATGACACTACAACGTCAAATGCATTCGAAACAAGGCAACAGAATAATGTCCAGTGGCAATTTCATGAAGGTTCGATGACGCCTTAGAAATTATTACGATTCTGCTGAAACTGCTTCTATGCATCACAGACTTTGTAGTGCCTAAATTTCTGCCATCAGTTTAGAGCGCCCGTATTACAATAGATCTCTGGTGTTTTGTACCGTGCTTTCTTTACGTTGTGCACAGAATTGCGCGAAATTACGGCTTTTACGCGACAGTCATTATACAATTAGCACTCTTGCCAACTTAGTTCCGTGTAGttttcttttcaataaaatttttgtgTTCATTTGCTGTCGTCATTTCTAGCAATTGCTTTGTATCCACTGGCAATAACTCTGCAATGTCAAGCTTAGCAATAAATTAGAAACAATTGATATATCTGATCTGCTGCAAGAGTCGTTAGTTCTTAACGAGGCGCTATGCTCATGTCGTGTATGCACAGTCTTTATGAAAGTCCAATTCATCTTGAATATCATCGTAAACCTAATACAAGCGCAGCACCGTTGTCCTTTTGCAATCTTTGCGCGCTCATTAAATAGCGCGGGCGTGCTAGCTTTTGTTTCATATATGGTGACAGCCATTATACACGACGTGTTTTATTGCCAGCACTCTTGAATTCAGACCTGCAGCCTTCAGAAGCTGCTTGATTAATACGAAAGCCTTATATGCcacatgaagcggaaaatccggcgttaaCATCGAATGGCAAGAAAACCCaagtgaccaagtgatgacgtcacgttcgtGGCGCTGGATCTGCTGCAGTTCGCACTccgaaatcccacggtgaacagctACGGCGCTGGACGGACGccgtggcccactcccaaaattgcaTTAAGCTGGATTAAAGTGGACCAAGGTGGATTAAAATAAAGGTTGGTACATATATACATCAAGTTGTACATTAaggttggtatatatatatatatatatatatatatatatatatatatatatatatatatatatatatatatatatatataccaacctTAAtgtaaactatatatatatatatatatatatatatatatatatatataccaacctTAATGTACAACTTGATGTATATATGTACCAACCTTAATTTATTTTAatccaaatatatatatagacacacacaccACTGGGCGTGACTTACCTTTTTTTCGCTTTGTTGCTTCCGCGTTCGCGTAAATGCGAAGCCGTCGCACCtgtacaggatgtcccagctattATGCATCGCGTTTTTAAAAAAGACGGGCCATTATACGCGAAAATAACCGAGTGAATATTGTGCACGTTGAGTATAGCAGCCACCAGTGACATTTTGTTGATGCTAATCAAATGACTAATCAACTGTAATTGGATCATTTATTATTACTCCTCTGATTGCCTTGCTCTCAATGAAGAATTTGTAGAAAACCTAAATAATCATAAAGTTGGCATGTTCTCAGCCAGTTTCTTTTTGACCGTGTATTTTTTCCAGCTGATAAAGCAAGcgcacaaaaatgaaaaatatcacGTGCCTAAGCGTCCGCCTGCATTAAAAAAGCAGCGCCCCGGAACAATCTCCACAGGAGTTAGTGGGCGCTCTGCCGTGCCCTGGCCTTGGTGTAGCTACAGGTTGAGCGCTGGCGTCTCTGCTAACCGCTATGGAGCTTGTTCGAGGGCACTGCTTTTGCATGTTGGGCGGATGGTGAGacacgtgatatttttttttttttcgcgggcttGCTTTATCAGCCGGAAGAAATTAATGGGTAAGAAGTGCCTTGCTGAAAACTTGCGAGCTTTAGGTTTCTTTCAGTTCTCGACAAATTCTTCATTGACAGCACACTATTCAGAACAGTATTTAAGAAAACTTACCTAATCGCAGTTAATAAATTGAATGGCACCAACAAAAAATTACCGGCGGCTACTCTACTCGCCTGCGAACAACATGCAGATGGTTATCTTCGCGTGaccaatctttttcttttttgaaacgaTAGCCGGGACATATATACGCTGATTCGGTATGTATTCCAAAAAGCGCAGTCAACCGCTTGGCGCAGTGCTTGGTGCATGGCGCCTTCAACGCCATGCACCAAGCTGTGCGCGAGTATATGCAGCGCCTTGAGACGCGTAGCGCCGTTGTGCCAGTGGTGGCAGCCAGAAGCTCGCCTTCGGGATGAGCCCATTTTTCCCCAGTCCTTTCCTCGCAGCAGCTACCGCTACGTAGGAGCTGTGCGACATTGTACCACCTTCTTGGTCGGCCCAAGTCGAGAAGATTGTAACGCTTTCTCACCGAGCATTCCATCGTCGTTATAAAATGAGCGGCAACTGCCGAAAACGTGTCATCAAATGAATTGAAAAGACTGATTTATAGTGATGCAATCTAGCaggctgttcgcgatttaagtgCAAATGATAATTTTATATTGGCAAAGGACTACGCGAAAAACGATATCTCGCGCCAACTTGGTACTATAGGATATGGGTTCACTAATATTGCTGTACGTTACTCGGCTGCTATTAGGTGGACTGTACGTGTTTAAGATCGCAGTCACTGCATTTTATAGGCGTTTGCGCTTTATGATATGTTCAGACTACGTTCGTAAGGCGCCCATTTTTCGTAACATGCGTAAGCGGAAGCGCAACAAGCGTATGCGTCTAGTTCAGACTGCGAACGTAAATGTACCAACGTGCGCAATTCACGCGAAAATCGTGGGTGAGAGTGTTAAAGAGTCGGCAACATTTACGAATGTGATATTACGACGTTGCGACACAGCCAATGACCGATAAGCTTTCGGTTTTCAACAACCGGTGACGACACTTCGTCCTCCCGTCTGCAGACAGCTCCGGGCGCGGGAAGTGCCATTCCGCCATTCTGTGCGCACGATTACGTTGGCTGTGTtcgtgaaaatttgtgcagtgcgACTTGCGAGACTGTTTTCAGTTCATGTGGTTTATCCGCCGAGGAAATCGATGACCGCAGATGCGTGCTCC is a genomic window containing:
- the LOC142566156 gene encoding uncharacterized protein LOC142566156, with product MRRSQLAAFLLGVLAAAAHGKPRYPHLASYVPVLVPKHLVLGAGSQELFEERYTRRRVTPEQDSTEVPDGPAPYGSESYGSSRESAEEDHGAPRERQLRLVYARRPRRPAPPRRATAGTLWIPRASRGIEPPLTTTHWRGMDQQEVEEASKDAWKPGSHHGPTSSARIRRRRAATKTLAPSSTTAAATGFIPIAGPFGGGQELAYSAFLDGGSSTPFPAGFSSYASPSRQQHSKQAYGGGFDYGRSTTSAFSAGYDSLGSGNFQLIRGGVYADDQASSSHVPYYVQGPSSGYQAYSYDEDAGGPVLGFQGFEHFGSPLHNALSKHTHVVGASTEHRRRTSTPKPPPVGEDQLRATE